The DNA region TGTAATGATCCGGGGGTTCCTTCGTAACAACTATACCTCAAAGGCAACACAACTTCTTACAGAAATGGTCGGTAAAGGCTTTTCTGCAGATATATTCACTGCCACCTTATTTATGGATTTCATCGTATACTCTAATGGATCAATCTTGCTCTGAAATGTTTCACAAATTGTGTAAAGATCATCACTTTCAAACGTGAATCAGTTTGTTTGTACAGTGGAAACTAGAATGAGTTTTGGTGTCTATTTTCAATATTGTTGTGTAGTAAGTGAGAATGATGTTAAGAAATTAGGGGAAAATCAATATCTGTTGCAGTGACAATAGCATCAGTTTAACTATTGTTAAAAGTGTagaattcaatcaaatttagGGTGTTTGATTAactgaaaatatttttctgaaaataatataaactttTTGAAAAATGTAATATCTTTTCTCTGAatacatttaatatcttttttaATGTTGTGTTATATATTTCACTTAATTCTGCACtttgatttcatgttttatttttactGCCTTAAAAACTTTATATAAAGAGTCAGTTTTTGTTAGTTTATTTTCATTGTTCTTAGGAAGGATTATGCTTGTGGATTACAATTAATTTTAGgtttacttagttttatttatttatttctcttttgatATGCTTCATTTGACTATTTTTATTGTGGTTGGAAGTTTGGTaggattaaggactaaatttgcaatttaatttttttatttgcacCTATGTCATTAATTTTAGGTGACAGATAGTTTAACGAAAATTTTAAGGGAAAGTAGATTGAAAGCCAGTCATCTACCCTACACCAGCGATCTAATCGAGGGGTTATCCTAAATTGAATTTAGGTAGAAGCTTCAAATTAAAGACCTTGATAACCAAGGGtgattattttggtatgtttttatttatcCCTATTCATCCTTAATTATGAGGgcaattttcattttcatcctcAAAACTTTTCAAAGAATTAGGAATGACTTAATAGTCCCAAAACCACCAAAATTTGTAGTGAtggtgaaaataattaaaaatgaatgtTGTAGTTGGTATCATGTCTAATTTCTCATTTATTTGGGTTGCAAATTTCCAATTTGAAAGTGATGTAGAGTTGAAATTTGGATATCTATttgctttagtttcatatttattcttgattttaATCTTGACAtcttattttgattaatttctcttttcttttaatgTTAGACAAAAAAACTGTTAAgagtttacatacatatatatatatttaaaatgagtatatttaattatttttttaaaaaaattatgtatttgaGAGTTTTTAAAGAGTCTTAAAAGGTGTATAtaagtttttagtaatttttaaaatttaaaagggcttaattgatttttctttaaatttgatattaaggCTTTTTTTGACCCTTTACCttattaattttataagtttctaatTACTTTCAAGTAAAAGAATAGGgttcaaaatgaataaatatgtaaatattgaggattaaattttttattatacttaatttataaacaacaaattttaataaggaAGCTTAAAATGGGTATAAGGGATTTTGTGGCACTgttaccttaaaatttttaattgctAAAATAAGAGAATTTAGTAACTTATAAAATAGGCTTAATAACAAATTTGGTCACTTACGTTTGTATGTTTTGTCAAAATAgtcctaattatattttttagtcttttttttaccATCaacccttgttttttttttcaatctgctTTTTTTCAACATAAATTCaaagtttcaaaatattttaaaattttttttagataattacctTTATTTTCAATCTGCTTGAAAATATTTTCATCATATCAGGTTGAACACCAATCAattgatgtaaaaaaaaataatttataaaaaaaagtagtaTTAAACTACatattcaatcaaaatttatggaTAAGTTTGAGATTTATGTAAGGAGGAGTTGAAAGTAATTAATTATTTGGTAGACACAAGTTGTATTCATGAAGAAATCTGTATCAACTAGATAAAACAATAATGGTAGAGAAGAAATTGATTCATACATTTCGGTGTCTGTCAACCACAACTCTTACTGTTATTATGATTTGGTCCTTTCTTCACTGTTTTTAATTTCTTCCAGTCAGAAGCTGTGAGCCAGCGAACCAAGGGTAATTTGCTTGCTTTATTTCTCTTTCAAGCTTATTAATAAATTCATGGCATGCTTTCATCTGGGTCGGGGTTTTATACTTCTTTCCCACTTTCACTAAGATTTATTCACTACGCAATgattgtttatgattttttggtCATGGATTGTTTATGACTTTGGGATAAAATCATTTGATTTAGGTCTCAACCATTTCAAGGTTTGGGGTTTTACATCACATGTGCCTTTTTCATGCTTAGAGTGGCTATCAAAACTTCTTCAATATCCAATACATCATTCAGATTTTGATTATTGCAGAACCCCTCTTGGTTCATCCCACAATTGTATACAATAAAAGCTACTGCTTCATTATGTTCTTAATTGATTGCAGGGCTATGTTTTGTtggagcttttttttttcttttcttttacatgCATCTATTTATATGATTGCAGGGACAAATCAATGGAGTATGTAGAGCCTGCAGTTTGCATTGCGAATTGTCTCGGAACTCCGATTTCTACTTACTTGCAGTATCATAGAAAGCTGAATAATTATGTGAGGAACTTGAAGAGAATCAGAGATGAACTGAATAGTCAAATGGAAGATATAGAGATGCTATTGAAAGCAGAGCTGCTTCATCATGTGGGGAAGATACCAAAGAAGGGAGTTGAAAATTGGTTAGAAAATGTGAAAATGATGATTAGGGAAGCACGAGATGTTGAAAATAAAGTCGGAAATGGGAGATTTTTTTTCCGTGCATGCAATGGAAAGTTGGTTGATAAAATGACTCGAGAAATGCAGAAATTTCTTGATAAAGCTCCTAATCTCTCTCAAAGTCTTGTCATTGATGGTCCAAGTGGTGGGTTGCCACTGCTAACATCTGAACTAGTTGGAGAGGAAGCTGTGAGAGAGGAGATTTGGCCATGTTTGATGCAGGAGGAGGTGAGCAAGATTGGGGTTTGGGGGATGGGCGGCGTGGGTAAAACGACCATCATGAAGCACATCCACAATGATCTTTTGAAAGAACAACGATTTGAAAGAGTGATTTGGGTTACTATATCAAAGGAGTTCGATATTGTGAAGTTACAAGATGATATTGCAagtgcattgaatggatatatgccCAAAGAAGGAAACAAGGTCAGGCGAGCTGCAATCTTATCAGAAATGCTGAAGAAAGTAGGAAAACATGTTCTAATCCTAGATGATGTGTGGGATAAAGTCTCTCTAGAGGAAGTTGGGATCCCCGAGCCGAGTAGCAGCAATGGATGCAAGTTGGTGCTGACAACCCGTGTGGAGCAAGTTTGTAAATATATGGAATGTAAGGTGATAAAAGTGAAGCCCCTCTCAAAAGAAGAGGCATTGACACTATTCTTGAATAAAGTTGGACCAAATATATTGCAAAGTCCAACTTTAATGCCAACTTTGAGGCTTGTTGTCAAGGAATGTGCAGGTCTGCCTCTTACAATTGTCGTCATAGCTGGTACCATGAAAGGAGAAGATGACCCTCGTATATGGAAAAATGCTCTCAAGGATTTGAAAGAGAGAATAGGGAAAGTGGAAGGAGTGGAAGCTGAAGTGATCGAGCGTTTGAAATTTAGTTTCAATCACTTAAAAGATGAGAAAATGAAGCATTGTTTCTTACATTGTGCATTATATCCTGAAGACTATTCAATTTGGAAGGATGAGCTAATCGAAAGTTGGATTGATGAAGGCTTCATAGATGAAATGGATACAAGACAAGAAATGAAAGATAAGGGCCATGCTATTTTGAAGAAGTTGGAGGATAACAGCTTGTTGGAAAATGTTAGCTATTCAGATCAGAAAGTGAAGATGCATGATGCAGTAAGAGACATGGCATTATCCATCACAAGTATGAATCCTCGATATATGATACAAGCAGGTTTCCAATTACAAAAGTTACCGAAGGAGGAGGAATGGACGGTGGATATTGAGAAAGTGTCGCTTATGGATAACTCCATATCGGAGATTTCCATAGACATGGTTCCTCTAAAATGCCAACGGCTCACAACCTTGTTACTGCAGGACAACCCTGTAAAGAAGATTTCAGATTCTTTTTTTGCAAACATTCCTTGTCTGAGCGTTCTTAATTTGTCCTCCACGAAGATCAAGTGTTTACCAAATTCAATCTCTGAATTAAAGAATCTCACAGCATTGCTGCTTTGTGGTTGTGAAGAATTAAGTCAATTGCCTTCTCTTTCGAAGCTTCAAGGATTGAAGAAGCTGGATCTTAGCTATACAATAATTGAAGAGGTACCTGAAGGCATGGATATGTTGATAAATTTAAGGTATCTTGATCTTAACGTGAGGACTTTAAAAGATGTACCCACTGGACTTTTACCAAAACTCTTTTGCCTTGAGCACTTTAAATTATTCAGAGGTAAGAAAATAAGCCTAAAGGCAGAGGAGGTAACGCCGTTGGAAAAGTTGGAATTCTTTTACGGCCGTTTCGAAGACCTGCATGAATTGAATAAGTTCGTGTCCTCAATGCAACAATGCAAGAAAAGCCTCTTCAAGTACCTATTACAAGTGGGCTCATCTCCTTGCATGTATGAAGGAGATAAAATCATATCAATCAATGAACTCGAGTATTGTGGAGATGAGTTAATTATGCTACCAGCTGATATTCAAGAGTTGCACATTTGCAACTGCCACAATTTGAGAAGCTTAAGTGAAGATATTTCTTCCTTCAAAAATGTGATGGACTTGAGGGCTTCTATAATTATGGATTGCCAAGGGATAGAGTGTGTTGTCTCCTTGTCCTCTTTTTCCTCTTCTTGGACTCATCCATTCCAAAGCCTCGAGCTGTTGTCTCTTTCCCGATTGCCAAAGTTGAGTGAACTTATCAAATTCGAAGGATTTGGTTCAGCAACAACATCGATATTAACTCCGTCTGCTATTTTTTCCCATCTTAAACAAATTTATATTCACAACTGCTCGAGTATGAAGGCATTGCTTCCACATTGGTTGCTTCCCAACCTCTGGAACCTAGAAGTAATTCAAGTGGAATCTTGTGATGAGCTAGTAGAAATATTAGCAGCGCCAACATCAGAAGATGAAGACAAAAGAAGTGATGCGTCAATCAAGTTCCATCTTCCCAAATTGAGAGTGTTGAGACTGATGAAATTACCAAAATTGAAGAGCATCTGTAGCAAAAGTGGAGTGATGATTTGTGATTGTCTTCGACGTATCAACGTTAATATTTGTCCTAAGATAAAGAGAATCCCTCCATTTGTTCCCCTTGTTGGCAATGGGAAGCCATATGCATATGCTCCACCTTCTCTTAAGATCATGTCAAGCAAAAAATGGTGGGAATCATTGGAATGGGATGACCATCCAAACTTTAAAAACGTTCTTCAACCCCTTTGGGAGGTGAAGCATTGGTATGATTGATGGGAACATTTTTACATGAAATGGATGAATTGATCAACAAACAAGTAAGCctcattcttttatattttttgattaaaatatgttgttagtctctatactttgacaaaatttgagatttcGTCCTTGtacttaaaatgtaaaaaattattagtaGCCATTATTAGAATGAAACATTTTGCCACTGTTTGTTTCTATGCGTAGCCAGATGGAATTATTCGGAGTTTCCAATTATGTTTATTCTTTTAGCATtttgattaagtgattttttgtcAATTAAGCCAAATTGATTTTGGGTTTTCCGTTTAGGGATATGCTCAAGTTAGGTGTTCAACCTGATGTTATAACATTTTCCACTTTGATTAATGGACTATGATATTTCAGGCGGTGAGTTTGTTTGATGAAATGATTGAAAAAGGGTATCAACTTCTTTTAATTGCTTACAATACAATACTGATAAAGCTGTTGGGTTTCTAAGTATGATGGAAGGAAGAGGTCTTGAACCCCAATATTGTGGTATTAGCACTGTCATTTGCTGTATTTGTACAAACAGCTTGTTAAAGGATGCTCTTTATCTCTTTTTTTGGAATTGAAGGGTAAGGGCATTAGATCGATATTGTTATTACCAATTGGTTAATTTGTGGTATGTGTAATTGATGAAATGTTGCTATCTACAACTTCAGAAATCATCCCTTCCTTGCTTAATTCTTGGTATGAGTAATCACATTGCATGGAGGTGATGATTTTTGAAGCTTTAGATACCATTGACACTATGACAAGCAAGTCATTGCAAGGTATGTTTCTAAAGCTGAGGATATTTTTGACACAATGATAAAGTGAGGCATTGAGCAAGTAAGGACTTGTTTCATCTTTTTCTGGTAATGAAGAAATAGTTATAGTCCTTTATGCTAGAAAACTTTTGTGTAGGTATGTTATTGCTTCCAAAATTTGTGCTAGCAATTAGGGCGAAATCAAGTAAGGTTCCTGGGAAGTTAAATATTACTTCTATGCCTTGGGATGATTCAAATCTTGTGTGGAATATGCCTCAACCAGCTGCTGCTACAATGCCTCCCTTTAACTCCCTAAGACTTCTCCAATATCAGTTGCCATCCCTCCTACTACAGGTAGAATGAATTTTGACATCTAATGTCACTACAAATGTCGGTGCAAGTACTGATTCACAGATGTATGAGTTACAAAGAGTTTGCCGAGTCTATATATTCTCTTCTTATTTCCTGTGTTTACATGATCTTATCTTTCTATATGTTTCTGAAATTGGttcaatatttttgaaatttgccACCATTAGGCAATTTTTGTTTCGCATTCAAATAAAACATTTCTATGGTTCTCTTCTATAAATTTTCTAATGGTATACTGTGCACTCAGAAACACCACAATTTGACACCAGCATGTCTTAGCTGTTTTTTGCAGGAAGTTTAGGTTTAGTTTGCTGGTTTTGGACTCGAGGACGATGACCGGGTTAACATTAGCAAGCATGCCAGGCAATGGTCTCTCCCGTGTGAAGCACCTGAGTGCGTTCAAGCATTCTTTTTGGGGATcttatacattgctttcaggTTGATTTCCTCTCAAAAATTTCCAAACCATGACAGCAATCAAGCATCATGAGGGAGTATATATTTCTTTAAACTCAAACCCTTCTTAGGGTTCAATTTCCGGATGCTTTCAAAATTTTCTGGAAGGTAAAGATTCAGCCCTTACCTTGATGTGCAAAGGCGGAAGCACAATGTAAGAAGTCATCATTATAGATTTTGGTTGGGTTTTCGGTTACTACATATTTCATTGTTTGAGTCTCTCATTTTGATGACTTTGAAGATCTTTTTCAACCCTTACAACATTGTGCCTTTGGGAAGATTTGCCGTCAACCCTTAACCAAACAAAAAACTAACACGGAACCTTCTACAGCAACTGCACCGAAGGTTACTAATTCAGCAGCTGAGACAATGCAGAAGCAGAATCCAGATGCATCCAGGTCAGCCCAAGTTCTCGTGCTGCTCAAACTGGAAATCCAGGATCTAAAACTGTTGCTGCTGTCAATGGAAATCCGGAAAAGTGGCATATTTATTTAACTTGATTATAGTATACTAATTGATACCTTGTGCAAAGCTGGGCATATCAGTCAATGGTTTAAAACCGAATGTGTACATGTATAGTAACCCCTAAAATGATTTATGGACTTTGTAAAGTGGGTTTTCTGGATGATGCATACCAGTTGTTAGGAGTATCGAGATAATGGTTATTGTCCTAATAGCTACTGTGATAATGTAATGATCCAGTGGTTCCTGAAAACAGCTATATCTTAAGGGCAACACAGCTTCTTCGGTAAGGACTTGTCTGCGGATCCATTGATCTCATCTTAGAATCTAATAAATCCATTCTTCTTTtccttattattaattaaattttatagttACATTGGATGTAATTGAATATGGAATTTGGATTTTAATGTTAGGATTGTCAGTTCAAAATGTCAAATGAGTCACTCCGAATTATTTCTTGGTTTTTGATACAAAGGTGTCTGATGTGTGTCTTTGATTACTTCGATTAACTAGGTTTTTTTGATAGATTGTTTTATAGTTAACTTGGATATTATGCGCCACGACGATTCATATCCTATGGGAAATGTGCCTCAACTTGTCGGGACTGCTCCTATGTCTACCACCGTTTCCTGCTACTACTGGATCAGGTttaatggattttgattatgtgTTCATTCACATAGTTCCTTTTTCCCCTAAATTTGGGATTACTGCTCGGATTCGGTGCTTCAATATTCATATGGCATCATATAACTGTGTTACTGTATTCTAAATGTCTGTAGCTTCACAGTGATATATGCCTttgaaatgatatatatatatatatgtagtttCACATGTTATGAACCTGTAGGTATCCAGGTGCATCATCATGTTGCTTGTGAAGATAATGGTATAGTGTGAATCAAGTCAACAGATTAACTTGTTCTAAAAGCATGAGATGTCTTCCAAATGCAATGCATGCTGACATGTATGATATTTAAAAAgggcttaatgataaatttggccactaatatttacatgttttgtcaaaatggctCTAATTGTATTTTTAAGCCTTTTTTTGGTCATTgacttttgttctttttttcaatctgcTTTTTCCaatagatttaatgaataaattctgagttaatttttttagataat from Gossypium hirsutum isolate 1008001.06 chromosome A04, Gossypium_hirsutum_v2.1, whole genome shotgun sequence includes:
- the LOC107948753 gene encoding probable disease resistance protein At1g61300, whose amino-acid sequence is MEYVEPAVCIANCLGTPISTYLQYHRKLNNYVRNLKRIRDELNSQMEDIEMLLKAELLHHVGKIPKKGVENWLENVKMMIREARDVENKVGNGRFFFRACNGKLVDKMTREMQKFLDKAPNLSQSLVIDGPSGGLPLLTSELVGEEAVREEIWPCLMQEEVSKIGVWGMGGVGKTTIMKHIHNDLLKEQRFERVIWVTISKEFDIVKLQDDIASALNGYMPKEGNKVRRAAILSEMLKKVGKHVLILDDVWDKVSLEEVGIPEPSSSNGCKLVLTTRVEQVCKYMECKVIKVKPLSKEEALTLFLNKVGPNILQSPTLMPTLRLVVKECAGLPLTIVVIAGTMKGEDDPRIWKNALKDLKERIGKVEGVEAEVIERLKFSFNHLKDEKMKHCFLHCALYPEDYSIWKDELIESWIDEGFIDEMDTRQEMKDKGHAILKKLEDNSLLENVSYSDQKVKMHDAVRDMALSITSMNPRYMIQAGFQLQKLPKEEEWTVDIEKVSLMDNSISEISIDMVPLKCQRLTTLLLQDNPVKKISDSFFANIPCLSVLNLSSTKIKCLPNSISELKNLTALLLCGCEELSQLPSLSKLQGLKKLDLSYTIIEEVPEGMDMLINLRYLDLNVRTLKDVPTGLLPKLFCLEHFKLFRGKKISLKAEEVTPLEKLEFFYGRFEDLHELNKFVSSMQQCKKSLFKYLLQVGSSPCMYEGDKIISINELEYCGDELIMLPADIQELHICNCHNLRSLSEDISSFKNVMDLRASIIMDCQGIECVVSLSSFSSSWTHPFQSLELLSLSRLPKLSELIKFEGFGSATTSILTPSAIFSHLKQIYIHNCSSMKALLPHWLLPNLWNLEVIQVESCDELVEILAAPTSEDEDKRSDASIKFHLPKLRVLRLMKLPKLKSICSKSGVMICDCLRRINVNICPKIKRIPPFVPLVGNGKPYAYAPPSLKIMSSKKWWESLEWDDHPNFKNVLQPLWEVKHWYD